Proteins from one Malaya genurostris strain Urasoe2022 chromosome 2, Malgen_1.1, whole genome shotgun sequence genomic window:
- the LOC131429940 gene encoding protein O-mannosyl-transferase TMTC4, producing MGTDLGLRIHPIFRPLIRYGLLIALSSCCYWPTRTGTFVFDDTVAIVKNQDVTNHKTALRDLFQHDFWGTNLTDPTSHKSYRPLTILSFQKEIQLFGMDATLMKTTNWMLHTGVGLMLPKFFKTINWTRHRNSLNFEYWAAVLFVVHPIHTEAVAGIVGRAELLATFWFVIGVTIYSSLFGASQSHDLLWKHASVFSSVFLCTTISILCKETGITTLAVCAALDILNHINEHNLVKSFLSNRLLQVRIMTLAAMTCILIYGRLWIQDFGRPQFRDKDNPIAISEGLTKVLSQSYLYCLNLWLLLCPDWLSFDWALDSVPLVRTLFDYRVPFVIMFYVFMISLVLRTKIHKPVLMGVALMIIPFLPACGIVRVGFVIAERVLYIPSLGYCYLIAYGFERLSEKVDTRWIRILLRSGFFLICLLFVARTVQRSESWSTEHRLFRSALRVVPKNAKVHYNIARLATDEGDKPTAFVFYKRAIELYPEYEAAHMNLGNLYRDEQNYGMALRHLSKAIEFHQEFHTAWMNLGIVHAAMKNYDEALFCYQRAMRKKKHYPNCMFNLGNLYNDMGNQSQALAAWNETVQQDPQHIKAWNNMVNVYDGANLQKQVLAVTDRALSHLPGNPTLLAAQATALAKMGRYPQAERIYSDLILSYPREEKYHQNMGVLYHRWGKLKQAERLYREALKLNPGSEMARTNLAKLMASRHGRF from the exons ATGGGAACCGATTTAGGTCTAAGAATCCATCCCATCTTCAGACCACTTATTCGA TATGGCCTTCTGATAGCGCTATCCAGTTGCTGCTATTGGCCCACCCGAACGGGTACGTTCGTGTTCGACGATACGGTAGCGATAGTGAAAAACCAAGacgtaacaaaccacaaaaccgCCCTGCGGGATCTGTTCCAGCATGATTTTTGGGGCACCAACCTGACCGATCCGACCAGTCATAAATCTTATCGGCCGCTAACAATCCTGAGCTTCCAGAAGGAAATACAACTGTTCGGAATGGATGCAACTCTCATGAAAACGACCAACTGGATGCTGCACACGGGCGTCGGTTTGATGTTgcctaaatttttcaaaaccatCAACTGGACCCGTCATCGGAATTCACTCAACTTCGAGTACTGGGCGGCCGTACTGTTCGTAGTGCATCCCATTCACACGGAAGCCGTTGCTGGTATTGTTGGCCGTGCCGAGTTGCTCGCGACGTTTTGGTTCGTTATCGGGGTGACGATTTACAGCAGCCTGTTCGGAG CCTCTCAAAGTCACGATTTGCTTTGGAAACATGCTTCCGTTTTTTCGTCGGTATTTCTATGCACGACCATATCAATTCTATGCAAAGAAACAGGAATCACTACCCTG GCTGTTTGTGCAGCGTTGGACATTTTGAATCACATAAACGAGCACAATCTCGTTAAATCATTCCTCAGCAATAGACTTTTACAAGTTCGCATCATGACATTGGCCGCAATGACCTGCATCCTCATCTACGGTCGACTGTGGATTCAGGACTTTGGACGGCCTCAATTTCGAGACAAAGACAATCCCATAGCTATCAGCGAAGGATTGACCAAAGTTTTGTCCCAAAGCTATCTGTATTGTCTGAATCTATGGCTTCTGCTGTGCCCCGATTGGCTAAGCTTCGACTGGGCGCTGGATTCGGTTCCCTTAGTTAGAACACTCTTCGACTATAGAGTGCCGTTTGTGATAATGTTTTACGTGTTTATGATAAGTCTAGTTCTACGTACGAAAATTCATAAACCCGTTCTAATGGGCGTAGCTCTGATGATAATTCCCTTCCTGCCCGCCTGCGGCATAGTTCGGGTGGGTTTTGTGATAGCCGAGCGCGTTTTGTACATTCCTTCCTTAGGTTACTGCTATCTGATAGCGTACGGATTTGAACGGCTTTCCGAGAAAGTCGACACCCGATGGATCCGCATTCTGTTACGATCGGGATTTTTCCTGATCTGCTTGCTGTTTGTTGCTCGCACCGTGCAACGTTCGGAATCCTGGTCGACGGAACATCGTCTGTTCCGGTCGGCTTTGCGCGTCGTCCCGAAAAACGCCAAAGTTCACTACAATATAGCGCGCCTAGCGACCGACGAGGGCGACAAACCGACGGCCTTCGTTTTCTACAAGCGCGCCATCGAACTGTACCCGGAGTACGAAGCGGCTCACATGAATCTAGGCAATTTGTACCGCGATGAACAGAACTATGGAATGGCTTTGCGGCATCTGAGCAAAGCGATCGAATTTCACCAGGAATTTCATACTGCCTGGATGAATCTTGGCATCGTACATGCGGCGATGAAAAATTACGACGAAGCACTGTTCTGTTATCAGCGagcgatgcgcaaaaaaaagcacTATCCCAATTGTATGTTCAACTTGGGGAATTTG TACAACGACATGGGAAATCAGAGCCAGGCGTTGGCAGCCTGGAATGAAACCGTACAGCAGGACCCGCAGCACATCAAGGCGTGGAACAACATGGTCAACGTGTACGACGGTGCCAATCTGCAGAAGCAAGTCCTGGCCGTAACTGATCGTGCTTTGAGCCATCTTCCCGGTAATCCCACCTTACTAGCGGCTCAAGCAACTGCCCTTGCTAAAATGGGTCGCTATCCACAGGCCGAACGCATCTACAGTGATCTTATACTGTCTTACCCGAGGGAGGAAAAGTACCACCAGAATATGGGCGTCCTGTATCATCGCTGGGGAAAGCTGAAACAGGCCGAACGACTCTACCGAGAGGCACTAAAACTAAACCCGGGCTCGGAAATGGCTAGAACAAATCTCGCTAAACTGATGGCCTCGAGACATGGCCGCTTTTAA
- the LOC131429941 gene encoding uncharacterized protein LOC131429941: MSLNPEWNITCRICLQEGEIRSLFEICPESNLSYCAKVMQCTSVEIRTNDSLPDQICDACIRDLNVAYRFRVNCESSDAILQSYREASVHRDDASDDGVEPDVDMVEQASCSSEIQIPISSDVMYSYKPPSGLNVKLVSREQTLLLENNGEIIICGRPPPEPAPPAVDDRDDDITSTGESLAAPESPDENDTDSLITYDDALPPSTCRSGRMGEELDEGTEARSELIDGLLEEEDNRTVDESGKQPDDSSVDIFFDTEVYINKEDDLLEQLASIKREDDVDDWEIIYDDESSQEYFKKLPQPKASDIFDDPNHKVDSMGEQQKTSSVASNLLKTIQTIRKANVPNEEKPTIENIITKAGPDGLLETVIRVKRNLKTVKQRHVCKLCNRSYKYKHALETHLRRHRGDKPYKCTDCEKAFVVPFELRRHMRTHTGAKPYKCKYCDRQFSDFGSKIKHERTHTGERPYVCEVCEKSFTYSHVLNSHMLIHTGIKKYSCPDCGKRFAKSHHLKAHMNTHIRSTSNSNNNNNNNNSNNSSIHRSNLRVENESRVGINSSVSNIISDVDGDGDDDGNSFVRFEQHQSSSLLASGIDERSTEFQLDDPILRRDDGNPFGQLVNISDYMISAKSGDTGSIGAIMAADCGSADEDDGMGAAGVDEDALLNVVTVLASSNQVSGLVDGDYANIRIING, encoded by the exons ATGTCGCTGAATCCAGAATGGAACATCACATGTCGGATTTGTTTGCAGGAGGGCGAAATTCGATCCCTGTTCGAAATATGTCCAGAATCGAATCTAAGTTACTGTGCCAAAGTGATGCAGTGTACCAGCGTCGAAATCCGTACGAACGACTCACTGCCGGATCAAATCTGTGACGCGTGTATTCGCGATCTGAATGTAGCCTACCGGTTTCGGGTCAACTGCGAGAGCTCCGATGCGATATTGCAATCCTATCGGGAAGCCAGTGTGCATAGAGATGATGCTAGTGACGATGGTGTCGAACCGGATGTTGATATGGTTGAGCAAGCAAGCTGTTCATCGGAGATACAAATTCCGATCAGTTCTGATGTGATGTACAGTTACAAGCCACCGTCTGGACTGAATGTGAAGCTTGTGTCGCGGGAGCAAACGCTACTGCTTGAGAACAATGGTGAGATAATTATTTGTGGACGTCCTCCACCCGAGCCGGCGCCGCCGGCTGTTGACGACCGGGATGACGACATTACCTCTACGGGGGAATCGCTTGCCGCACCAGAATCGCCTGACGAGAACGACACGGATTCGTTGATAACGTATGACGATGCTTTGCCGCCTTCTACGTGCCGAAGTGGACGCATGGGCGAAGAGCTTGACGAAGGTACCGAAGCGCGGTCAGAGTTGATCGACGGTCTATTGGAGGAAGAGGATAATCGCACTGTCGACGAAAGTGGGAAACAACCGGACGACAGCAGTGTTGATATCTTCTTCGATACAGAGGTGTACATAAACAAGGAGGACGATCTTCTAGAGCAATTGGCGAGCATCAAACGAGAGGATGACGTTGACGATTGGGAAATTATT TATGACGACGAGAGCAGCCAGGAATACTTCAAGAAGCTTCCTCAACCGAAAGCATCGGATATTTTCGACGATCCTAACCATAAGGTTGATTCCATGGGGGAGCAGCAGAAGACCTCATCGGTTGCATCGAATTTATTGAAAACTATTCAAACTATACGAAAAGCAAATGTTCCGAACGAAGAAAAACCTACGATTGAAAACATCATCACCAAGGCCGGACCGGACGGGTTGCTGGAGACGGTCATTCGGGTAAAACGAAACCTGAAAACCGTTAAACAGCGGCACGTCTGTAAGCTGTGCAACCGATCGTACAAATACAAGCATGCACTGGAAACTCATCTGCGGCGACATCGCGGTGATAAACCATACAAATGTACAGACTGCGAGAAGGCTTTCGTGGTGCCGTTCGAACTGAGACGACACATGCGGACGCATACGG GTGCTAAACCGTACAAGTGCAAGTACTGCGATCGACAGTTTTCGGATTTTGGCAGTAAAATCAAACACGAACGAACGCACACCGGAGAAAG GCCATATGTTTGCGAAGTATGTGAAAAAAGTTTCACTTATTCGCATGTATTGAACAGTCACATGTTGATTCACACAGGAATCAAGAAATACTC ATGCCCGGATTGTGGGAAACGATTTGCGAAATCACATCACTTGAAGGCACACATGAATACTCACATCCGTTCGACTAGCAAcagcaataacaacaacaacaacaacaacagcaataaCAGTAGCATTCACAGAAGTAACCTCAGGGTGGAAAACGAAAGCCGGGTCGGCATCAACAGCTCTGTTTCGAACATCATCTCCGACGTCGACGGGGATGGTGATGACGATGGGAACAGTTTCGTTCGCTTCGAACAGCACCAATCCAGCAGTTTGCTGGCAAGCGGTATCGATGAACGAAGCACCGAGTTTCAGCTGGACGATCCTATCCTGCGACGAGATGACGGCAATCCATTCGGGCAGCTTGTAAATATTAGTGATTATATGATCTCGGCCAAAAGTGGCGATACGGGCTCGATCGGTGCCATAATGGCCGCTGACTGTGGTTCGGCGGACGAAGACGACGGCATGGGCGCGGCGGGTGTGGACGAGGACGCTTTGCTTAACGTCGTGACCGTACTGGCGTCGTCCAATCAGGTTTCCGGACTGGTCGACGGTGATTATGCCAACATCCGGATCATCAACGGGTGA